One window of Perca flavescens isolate YP-PL-M2 chromosome 6, PFLA_1.0, whole genome shotgun sequence genomic DNA carries:
- the atp1a3b gene encoding sodium/potassium-transporting ATPase subunit alpha-3b isoform X1: MGYGRSDSYRVATTQDKADRSPKKKKGGTKDMDDLKKEVPITEHKMSIEEVCRKFNTDIVQGLTNAKAAEYLIRDGPNALTPPPTTPEWVKFCRQLFGGFSILLWTGAILCFLAYAIQAATEDEPAGDNLYLGIVLTAVVVITGCFSYFQEAKSSKIMESFKNMVPQQALVIREGEKVTINAEEVVGGDLIEVKGGDRIPADIRVVSAHGCKVDNSSLTGESEPQSRSPDCTHDNPLETRNVAFFSTNCVEGTARGIVICTGDRTVMGRIATLTSGLETGKTPIAKEIEHFIHIITGVAVFLGVTFFILAIILGYSWLEAVIFLIGIIVANVPEGLLATVTVCLTLTAKRMAKKNCLVKNLEAVETLGSTSTICSDKTGTLTQNRMTVAHMWFDNQIHEADTTEDQSGASFDKSSVTWLSLARVAGLCNRAQFKAGQDSLPILKRDVAGDASESALLKCIELSCGSVRAMRDRNKKVAEIPFNSTNKYQLSVHETEDPNDNRYLLVMKGAPERILDRCTTILVQGKEQPMDEELKEAFQNAYMELGGLGERVLGFCHVLLPEDQYPKGFAFDTEDVNFQTDNLCFVGLMSMIDPPRAAVPDAVGKCRSAGIKVIMVTGDHPITAKAIAKGVGIISEGNETVEDIAARLNIPVSQVNPRDAKACVVHGTDLKDLSQDQMDDILRNHTEIVFARTSPQQKLIIVEGCQRLGAIVAVTGDGVNDSPALKKADIGVAMGISGSDVSKQAADMILLDDNFASIVTGVEEGRLIFDNLKKSIAYTLTSNIPEITPFLFFIIVNIPLPLGTITILCIDLGTDMVPAISLAYETAESDIMKRQPRNPARDKLVNERLISIAYGQIGMIQALGGFFAYFVILAENGFLPSQLVGIRLNWDDRSNNDLEDSYGQQWTYEQRKIVEFTCHTAFFVSIVVVQWADVIICKTRRNSVFQQGMRNKILIFGLFEETALAAFLSYCPGMDVALRMYPLKPSWWFCAFPYSFLIFVYDEIRKLLLRRNPGGWVERETYY; this comes from the exons ATGGGG tatgGGCGGTCAGACAGTTACCGCGTTGCCACCACACAGGACAAAGCTGACCGATCCcccaagaagaagaagggggGAACCAAGGACATGGATGACCTGAAGAAGGAAGTACCCATT acGGAACATAAGATGTCCATAGAGGAAGTATGCAGGAAATTCAATACTGACATTGTCCAG GGGTTGACCAATGCCAAGGCAGCAGAGTATCTGATCAGAGATGGTCCCAATGCTCTCACCCCTCCTCCCACCACCCCAGAGTGGGTCAAGTTCTGTCGCCAGCTGTTTGGTGGATTCTCCATCCTGCTGTGGACCGGAGCCATCCTCTGCTTCCTGGCCTACGCCATCCAGGCAGCCACTGAGGACGAACCTGCAGGAGACAAT ttgTACCTAGGTATTGTGCTCACAGCTGTCGTCGTCATTACTGGTTGCTTCTCATACTTTCAAGAGGCCAAGAGCTCCAAAATCATGGAGTCTTTCAAGAACATGGTGCCTCAG CAAGCTTTGGTGATCCGTGAGGGGGAGAAGGTAACCATCAATGCTGAAGAAGTGGTGGGCGGAGATCTGATTGAAGTAAAGGGAGGAGACAGGATCCCTGCTGACATCAGGGTGGTTTCTGCCCATGGCTGCAag GTTGATAACTCCTCCCTAACAGGCGAGTCAGAACCTCAAAGCAGGTCACCTGACTGTACCCATGACAACCCCTTGGAGACCCGAAACGTTGCTTTCTTCTCCACCAACTGTGTGGAAG GCACAGCTCGTGGCATTGTTATCTGCACCGGAGACCGCACAGTCATGGGTCGCATTGCTACTCTGACCTCTGGCCTGGAGACTGGCAAAACCCCCATCGCCAAAGAGATCGAGCACTTCATCCACATTATAACAGGTGTGGCCGTCTTCTTGGGCGTCACCTTTTTTATCCTGGCCATCATCCTGGGTTACTCCTGGCTGGAGGCTGTCATCTTCCTCATCGGCATCATCGTGGCTAACGTGCCTGAAGGGCTGCTGGCCACAGTCACC GTATGTCTGACCCTGACTGCCAAACGTATGGCTAAGAAGAACTGCCTGGTGAAGAACTTGGAAGCTGTGGAAACCCTAGGCTCCACCTCCACCATCTGCTCTGACAAGACAGGAACCCTGACCCAGAACAGGATGACTGTGGCCCACATGTGGTTTGACAACCAGATCCATGAGGCTGACACCACCGAGGACCAGTCTG GTGCCTCTTTCGACAAGAGCTCAGTGACATGGCTGTCTCTTGCTCGTGTCGCTGGACTGTGTAACCGCGCTCAGTTCAAAGCAGGACAAGACTCACTGCCCATCCTGAAGCGTGACGTGGCCGGCGATGCCTCAGAGTCAGCACTGCTGAAGTGTATCGAGCTTTCCTGCGGCTCAGTCAGGGCAATGAGGGATAGGAACAAGAAGGTGGCTGAGATCCCCTTTAACTCCACCAACAAATACCAG CTCTCAGTGCATGAGACAGAGGATCCCAATGACAACCGCTACTTGCTGGTGATGAAGGGAGCCCCTGAGAGGATCCTGGACCGTTGCACCACCATCCTGGTGCAGGGGAAAGAGCAACCTATGGATGAGGAGTTGAAGGAAGCTTTCCAGAATGCCTACATGGAGCTGGGAGGACTGGGAGAGAGAGTACTGG GTTTCTGCCATGTGTTGCTGCCAGAAGATCAGTACCCCAAGGGCTTTGCCTTTGACACAGAGGATGTCAACTTCCAGACAGACAACCTTTGCTTTGTTGGCCTCATGTCCATGATCGACCCTCCCCGTGCTGCTGTGCCTGATGCTGTTGGCAAATGCCGATCTGCTGGTATCaag GTCATTATGGTCACTGGAGATCACCCAATCACAGCCAAGGCCATTGCCAAGGGAGTGGGCATCATTTCAGAGGGCAACGAGACAGTGGAGGACATTGCAGCTCGTCTCAATATACCTGTCAGCCAGGTCAACCCCAG GGATGCCAAGGCCTGTGTGGTCCACGGTACAGACCTAAAAGATCTGTCTCAGGATCAGATGGACGACATCCTGAGGAATCATACAGAGATTGTCTTTGCCAGGACCTCCCCACAACAGAAGCTCATCATTGTAGAGGGCTGCCAGAGACTG GGTGCCATTGTAGCTGTCACAGGTGATGGTGTGAATGACTCTCCTGCGCTGAAAAAGGCTGACATTGGTGTTGCCATGGGAATCTCTGGCTCAGATGTGTCCAAACAAGCTGCAGACATGATCTTGTTGGATGACAACTTTGCCTCTATTGTCACAGGAGTGGAAGAAG GCCGTTTGATCTTTGATAACCTTAAGAAGTCCATTGCCTACACCCTGACCAGTAACATCCCAGAGATCACCCCCTTCCTGTTCTTTATCATCGTCAACATCCCCCTGCCACTGGGAACCATCACCATCCTCTGTATTGACCTGGGAACTGACATG GTGCCAGCTATCTCACTGGCTTATGAAACAGCTGAGAGTGACATCATGAAGCGTCAGCCCAGGAACCCAGCCAGGGACAAGCTGGTGAATGAGAGGCTTATCAGCATTGCCTATGGACAAATTG GTATGATCCAGGCTCTGGGAGGCTTCTTCGCCTACTTTGTCATCTTGGCTGAAAATGGTTTCCTGCCCAGTCAACTAGTAGGCATCAGGCTAAATTGGGATGACCGCTCTAACAACGACCTGGAAGACAGCTATGGGCAGCAATGG aCATACGAGCAGAGGAAGATTGTGGAGTTCACATGCCACACAGCCTTCTTTGTCAGTATTGTAGTCGTGCAGTGGGCTGATGTCATCATCTGCAAGACCAGACGTAACTCTGTGTTCCAGCAGGGCATGAG GAACAAGATCTTGATCTTCGGCCTGTTTGAAGAGACAGCCCTGGCTGCCTTCCTGTCCTACTGCCCAGGCATGGATGTGGCACTCAGGATGTATCCTCTAAA GCCTAGCTGGTGGTTTTGTGCGTTCCCCTACAGTTTTCTCATCTTTGTTTATGATGAAATCCGAAAACTTCTCCTCCGTAGGAACCCTGGAG GTTGGGTGGAAAGGGAGACATACTATTGA
- the atp1a3b gene encoding sodium/potassium-transporting ATPase subunit alpha-3b isoform X2, whose amino-acid sequence MGDKADRSPKKKKGGTKDMDDLKKEVPITEHKMSIEEVCRKFNTDIVQGLTNAKAAEYLIRDGPNALTPPPTTPEWVKFCRQLFGGFSILLWTGAILCFLAYAIQAATEDEPAGDNLYLGIVLTAVVVITGCFSYFQEAKSSKIMESFKNMVPQQALVIREGEKVTINAEEVVGGDLIEVKGGDRIPADIRVVSAHGCKVDNSSLTGESEPQSRSPDCTHDNPLETRNVAFFSTNCVEGTARGIVICTGDRTVMGRIATLTSGLETGKTPIAKEIEHFIHIITGVAVFLGVTFFILAIILGYSWLEAVIFLIGIIVANVPEGLLATVTVCLTLTAKRMAKKNCLVKNLEAVETLGSTSTICSDKTGTLTQNRMTVAHMWFDNQIHEADTTEDQSGASFDKSSVTWLSLARVAGLCNRAQFKAGQDSLPILKRDVAGDASESALLKCIELSCGSVRAMRDRNKKVAEIPFNSTNKYQLSVHETEDPNDNRYLLVMKGAPERILDRCTTILVQGKEQPMDEELKEAFQNAYMELGGLGERVLGFCHVLLPEDQYPKGFAFDTEDVNFQTDNLCFVGLMSMIDPPRAAVPDAVGKCRSAGIKVIMVTGDHPITAKAIAKGVGIISEGNETVEDIAARLNIPVSQVNPRDAKACVVHGTDLKDLSQDQMDDILRNHTEIVFARTSPQQKLIIVEGCQRLGAIVAVTGDGVNDSPALKKADIGVAMGISGSDVSKQAADMILLDDNFASIVTGVEEGRLIFDNLKKSIAYTLTSNIPEITPFLFFIIVNIPLPLGTITILCIDLGTDMVPAISLAYETAESDIMKRQPRNPARDKLVNERLISIAYGQIGMIQALGGFFAYFVILAENGFLPSQLVGIRLNWDDRSNNDLEDSYGQQWTYEQRKIVEFTCHTAFFVSIVVVQWADVIICKTRRNSVFQQGMRNKILIFGLFEETALAAFLSYCPGMDVALRMYPLKPSWWFCAFPYSFLIFVYDEIRKLLLRRNPGGWVERETYY is encoded by the exons ATGGGG GACAAAGCTGACCGATCCcccaagaagaagaagggggGAACCAAGGACATGGATGACCTGAAGAAGGAAGTACCCATT acGGAACATAAGATGTCCATAGAGGAAGTATGCAGGAAATTCAATACTGACATTGTCCAG GGGTTGACCAATGCCAAGGCAGCAGAGTATCTGATCAGAGATGGTCCCAATGCTCTCACCCCTCCTCCCACCACCCCAGAGTGGGTCAAGTTCTGTCGCCAGCTGTTTGGTGGATTCTCCATCCTGCTGTGGACCGGAGCCATCCTCTGCTTCCTGGCCTACGCCATCCAGGCAGCCACTGAGGACGAACCTGCAGGAGACAAT ttgTACCTAGGTATTGTGCTCACAGCTGTCGTCGTCATTACTGGTTGCTTCTCATACTTTCAAGAGGCCAAGAGCTCCAAAATCATGGAGTCTTTCAAGAACATGGTGCCTCAG CAAGCTTTGGTGATCCGTGAGGGGGAGAAGGTAACCATCAATGCTGAAGAAGTGGTGGGCGGAGATCTGATTGAAGTAAAGGGAGGAGACAGGATCCCTGCTGACATCAGGGTGGTTTCTGCCCATGGCTGCAag GTTGATAACTCCTCCCTAACAGGCGAGTCAGAACCTCAAAGCAGGTCACCTGACTGTACCCATGACAACCCCTTGGAGACCCGAAACGTTGCTTTCTTCTCCACCAACTGTGTGGAAG GCACAGCTCGTGGCATTGTTATCTGCACCGGAGACCGCACAGTCATGGGTCGCATTGCTACTCTGACCTCTGGCCTGGAGACTGGCAAAACCCCCATCGCCAAAGAGATCGAGCACTTCATCCACATTATAACAGGTGTGGCCGTCTTCTTGGGCGTCACCTTTTTTATCCTGGCCATCATCCTGGGTTACTCCTGGCTGGAGGCTGTCATCTTCCTCATCGGCATCATCGTGGCTAACGTGCCTGAAGGGCTGCTGGCCACAGTCACC GTATGTCTGACCCTGACTGCCAAACGTATGGCTAAGAAGAACTGCCTGGTGAAGAACTTGGAAGCTGTGGAAACCCTAGGCTCCACCTCCACCATCTGCTCTGACAAGACAGGAACCCTGACCCAGAACAGGATGACTGTGGCCCACATGTGGTTTGACAACCAGATCCATGAGGCTGACACCACCGAGGACCAGTCTG GTGCCTCTTTCGACAAGAGCTCAGTGACATGGCTGTCTCTTGCTCGTGTCGCTGGACTGTGTAACCGCGCTCAGTTCAAAGCAGGACAAGACTCACTGCCCATCCTGAAGCGTGACGTGGCCGGCGATGCCTCAGAGTCAGCACTGCTGAAGTGTATCGAGCTTTCCTGCGGCTCAGTCAGGGCAATGAGGGATAGGAACAAGAAGGTGGCTGAGATCCCCTTTAACTCCACCAACAAATACCAG CTCTCAGTGCATGAGACAGAGGATCCCAATGACAACCGCTACTTGCTGGTGATGAAGGGAGCCCCTGAGAGGATCCTGGACCGTTGCACCACCATCCTGGTGCAGGGGAAAGAGCAACCTATGGATGAGGAGTTGAAGGAAGCTTTCCAGAATGCCTACATGGAGCTGGGAGGACTGGGAGAGAGAGTACTGG GTTTCTGCCATGTGTTGCTGCCAGAAGATCAGTACCCCAAGGGCTTTGCCTTTGACACAGAGGATGTCAACTTCCAGACAGACAACCTTTGCTTTGTTGGCCTCATGTCCATGATCGACCCTCCCCGTGCTGCTGTGCCTGATGCTGTTGGCAAATGCCGATCTGCTGGTATCaag GTCATTATGGTCACTGGAGATCACCCAATCACAGCCAAGGCCATTGCCAAGGGAGTGGGCATCATTTCAGAGGGCAACGAGACAGTGGAGGACATTGCAGCTCGTCTCAATATACCTGTCAGCCAGGTCAACCCCAG GGATGCCAAGGCCTGTGTGGTCCACGGTACAGACCTAAAAGATCTGTCTCAGGATCAGATGGACGACATCCTGAGGAATCATACAGAGATTGTCTTTGCCAGGACCTCCCCACAACAGAAGCTCATCATTGTAGAGGGCTGCCAGAGACTG GGTGCCATTGTAGCTGTCACAGGTGATGGTGTGAATGACTCTCCTGCGCTGAAAAAGGCTGACATTGGTGTTGCCATGGGAATCTCTGGCTCAGATGTGTCCAAACAAGCTGCAGACATGATCTTGTTGGATGACAACTTTGCCTCTATTGTCACAGGAGTGGAAGAAG GCCGTTTGATCTTTGATAACCTTAAGAAGTCCATTGCCTACACCCTGACCAGTAACATCCCAGAGATCACCCCCTTCCTGTTCTTTATCATCGTCAACATCCCCCTGCCACTGGGAACCATCACCATCCTCTGTATTGACCTGGGAACTGACATG GTGCCAGCTATCTCACTGGCTTATGAAACAGCTGAGAGTGACATCATGAAGCGTCAGCCCAGGAACCCAGCCAGGGACAAGCTGGTGAATGAGAGGCTTATCAGCATTGCCTATGGACAAATTG GTATGATCCAGGCTCTGGGAGGCTTCTTCGCCTACTTTGTCATCTTGGCTGAAAATGGTTTCCTGCCCAGTCAACTAGTAGGCATCAGGCTAAATTGGGATGACCGCTCTAACAACGACCTGGAAGACAGCTATGGGCAGCAATGG aCATACGAGCAGAGGAAGATTGTGGAGTTCACATGCCACACAGCCTTCTTTGTCAGTATTGTAGTCGTGCAGTGGGCTGATGTCATCATCTGCAAGACCAGACGTAACTCTGTGTTCCAGCAGGGCATGAG GAACAAGATCTTGATCTTCGGCCTGTTTGAAGAGACAGCCCTGGCTGCCTTCCTGTCCTACTGCCCAGGCATGGATGTGGCACTCAGGATGTATCCTCTAAA GCCTAGCTGGTGGTTTTGTGCGTTCCCCTACAGTTTTCTCATCTTTGTTTATGATGAAATCCGAAAACTTCTCCTCCGTAGGAACCCTGGAG GTTGGGTGGAAAGGGAGACATACTATTGA